Proteins encoded together in one Streptomyces umbrinus window:
- the rplT gene encoding 50S ribosomal protein L20 — MARVKRAVNAHKKRRAILEAASGYRGQRSRLYRKAKEQVTHSLVYNYNDRKKRKGDFRQLWIQRINAAARQNGMTYNRLIQGLKAANIEVDRKILAELAVNDANAFAALVEVAQKALPSDVNAPKAA, encoded by the coding sequence GTGGCACGCGTCAAGCGGGCAGTCAACGCCCACAAGAAGCGCCGGGCGATCCTCGAGGCGGCCTCCGGCTACCGCGGTCAGCGTTCGCGCCTGTACCGCAAGGCCAAGGAGCAGGTCACCCACTCGCTGGTCTACAACTACAACGACCGCAAGAAGCGCAAGGGTGACTTCCGTCAGCTGTGGATCCAGCGCATCAACGCTGCGGCCCGCCAGAACGGCATGACGTACAACCGCCTCATCCAGGGTCTGAAGGCCGCCAACATCGAGGTGGACCGCAAGATCCTCGCCGAGCTGGCCGTCAACGACGCCAACGCGTTCGCCGCGCTCGTCGAGGTCGCGCAGAAGGCGCTGCCGTCGGACGTCAACGCGCCGAAGGCTGCGTGA
- a CDS encoding TrmH family RNA methyltransferase, which yields MPVGPELISPRSARVSAARRLARRNFRGKERLFLAEGPQAVREAAGHRGDGGETLVELFVTPEAAERYADIVGEARDAGARVHLAAEDVIADISTTVTPQGLVGICRFLDTPFEEILKAGPRLVAVLANVRDPGNAGTVLRCADAAGADAVVLTDASVDLYNPKSVRASVGSLFHLPVAVGVPVEHAVQGLKDAGVRILAADGAGEDDLDDELDKGTMSGPTAWVFGNEAWGLPEETRALADAVVRVPIHGKAESLNLATAAAVCLYASARAQRARRAGS from the coding sequence ATGCCTGTCGGCCCCGAGCTGATCTCCCCCCGTTCCGCGCGCGTCTCCGCCGCCCGGCGGCTTGCCAGGCGGAACTTCCGGGGGAAGGAGCGGCTGTTCCTCGCGGAGGGGCCGCAGGCCGTGCGGGAGGCCGCCGGGCATCGGGGGGACGGCGGCGAGACGCTGGTCGAGCTCTTCGTGACGCCGGAGGCCGCCGAGCGGTATGCCGACATCGTGGGGGAGGCCCGGGACGCCGGGGCCCGGGTGCACCTCGCCGCCGAGGACGTGATCGCGGACATCTCGACGACCGTCACCCCCCAGGGACTCGTCGGGATCTGCCGGTTCCTGGACACGCCGTTCGAGGAGATCCTCAAGGCCGGGCCCAGGCTGGTCGCCGTACTCGCGAACGTCCGGGACCCCGGGAACGCCGGCACCGTCCTGCGCTGCGCCGACGCCGCGGGCGCCGACGCCGTCGTCCTCACCGACGCGTCCGTCGACCTCTACAACCCCAAGTCCGTACGGGCGTCGGTCGGTTCGCTGTTCCATCTGCCCGTCGCGGTCGGCGTACCCGTGGAGCACGCGGTGCAGGGGCTGAAGGACGCCGGGGTGCGGATTCTCGCCGCCGACGGCGCGGGCGAGGACGACCTCGACGACGAACTCGACAAGGGCACCATGAGCGGGCCCACCGCCTGGGTCTTCGGGAACGAGGCGTGGGGGCTCCCGGAGGAGACGCGTGCGCTGGCGGACGCCGTTGTGCGCGTACCCATTCACGGCAAGGCCGAGAGCTTGAACCTCGCGACGGCGGCCGCCGTATGTCTCTACGCGTCGGCTCGTGCGCAGCGTGCCCGCCGTGCTGGTTCCTGA
- a CDS encoding sensor histidine kinase, with the protein MSVGTSGAKSALRAHDVRSAPASRHGDLAELGLDPDELPDGLVIADERGRVICFNAAAARITATPAADALGRHLEWALPLEDLEGRRWWQLTDPYGGLAIRVGQPERNLLLPGGREVLVSARYVRVRPTGPIRRVVVSLRDTEARRRTERSHAELIATVAHELRSPLTSVKGFTATLLAKWERFTDDQKKLMLETVDADANRVTRLIAELLDISRIDSGRLELRRQPVDIGAAVGRHIQAYVASGQSADRFLLRIGQPLPDLWADPDKVDQVLSNLLENAVRHGEGTVTIDVEPAPSLREGEDACTSVTVSDEGPGIPEESMNRVFTRFWRGSKRGGTGLGLYIVKGIVEAHGGTITVGRAPEGGAQFRFTLPVGTPAYLQ; encoded by the coding sequence ATGAGTGTCGGCACGAGCGGTGCGAAGAGCGCACTGCGGGCACATGACGTGCGGAGCGCGCCCGCGTCCCGGCACGGCGATCTCGCCGAACTCGGCCTCGACCCGGACGAACTGCCCGACGGACTCGTGATCGCCGACGAGCGTGGCCGGGTGATCTGCTTCAACGCCGCCGCCGCCCGCATCACCGCCACTCCCGCCGCCGACGCCCTCGGCCGGCATCTCGAATGGGCCCTGCCGTTAGAGGACCTCGAAGGCCGCCGCTGGTGGCAGCTGACCGATCCGTACGGCGGGCTGGCGATCCGGGTCGGACAGCCCGAGCGCAATCTGCTGCTCCCCGGGGGCCGGGAGGTCCTGGTCTCGGCACGTTACGTGCGGGTGCGGCCCACCGGCCCGATCCGCCGCGTCGTCGTCTCCCTCCGCGACACCGAGGCCCGCCGTCGCACCGAGCGCAGTCACGCGGAACTGATCGCCACGGTCGCCCACGAGCTGCGTTCGCCGCTCACCTCCGTGAAGGGCTTCACGGCGACGCTGCTCGCCAAGTGGGAGCGGTTCACGGACGACCAGAAGAAGCTGATGCTGGAGACGGTGGACGCGGACGCCAACCGGGTCACCCGCCTCATCGCCGAGCTCCTCGACATCTCGCGCATCGACTCCGGGCGCCTGGAACTGCGCCGCCAGCCCGTCGACATAGGTGCCGCTGTCGGCCGGCACATCCAGGCGTACGTCGCCTCCGGCCAGTCGGCCGACCGCTTCCTGCTCCGCATCGGCCAGCCCCTGCCCGATCTGTGGGCCGACCCCGACAAGGTCGACCAGGTGCTCAGTAACCTGCTGGAAAATGCGGTGCGGCACGGCGAGGGAACCGTCACCATCGACGTGGAGCCCGCGCCGTCACTCCGCGAAGGAGAGGACGCCTGCACGTCGGTCACGGTGAGCGACGAAGGCCCCGGCATCCCGGAGGAGTCCATGAACCGCGTCTTCACCCGCTTCTGGCGGGGCAGCAAGCGCGGTGGCACCGGCCTCGGCCTCTACATCGTCAAGGGCATCGTCGAGGCCCACGGCGGCACCATCACGGTCGGCCGCGCCCCCGAGGGCGGCGCACAGTTCCGATTTACGTTGCCCGTGGGCACCCCGGCGTACTTGCAGTAA
- the pheS gene encoding phenylalanine--tRNA ligase subunit alpha: MSAPNKSYDPVEVEALKPEEIERMRDEALAAFAAAGDLDALQEAKVAHTGGASPLALANREIGALPPHAKAAAGKLVGQARGAVNKALAGRQAELEAERDARVLVEEAVDVTLPHDRVPSGARHPLTTMMERVADVFVSMGYEIAEGPEVEAEWFNFDALNFGPDHPARQMQDTFFVQGPKGADTDGESGVVLRTHTSPVQARALLDREPPVYVVCPGRVYRTDELDATHTPVFHQIELLAVDEGLTMADLKGTLDHMVQSLFGADMKTRLRPNYFPFTEPSAEMDMLCYVCKGESVGNPDRPCRTCSSEGWIELGGCGMVNPRVLTACGVDPEKYSGFAFGFGIERMLMFRHNVEDMRDMVEGDVRFTRPFGMEI; encoded by the coding sequence ATGTCGGCACCGAACAAGTCGTACGACCCTGTTGAGGTCGAGGCACTGAAACCGGAAGAGATCGAGCGCATGCGGGACGAGGCGCTCGCCGCCTTCGCCGCCGCCGGTGACCTCGACGCGCTCCAGGAGGCCAAGGTCGCCCACACCGGCGGCGCCTCGCCGCTGGCCCTCGCCAACCGCGAGATCGGCGCCCTGCCCCCGCACGCCAAGGCCGCCGCCGGCAAGCTCGTCGGCCAGGCCCGTGGCGCGGTGAACAAGGCGCTCGCCGGCCGCCAGGCCGAACTGGAGGCCGAGCGCGACGCACGCGTGCTGGTCGAGGAGGCCGTGGACGTCACGCTGCCCCACGACCGCGTACCGTCCGGTGCCCGGCATCCGCTGACCACCATGATGGAGCGGGTCGCGGACGTCTTCGTGTCCATGGGATACGAGATCGCCGAGGGCCCCGAGGTCGAGGCGGAGTGGTTCAACTTCGACGCTCTGAACTTCGGCCCGGACCACCCGGCCCGGCAGATGCAGGACACCTTCTTCGTGCAGGGTCCCAAGGGTGCCGATACCGACGGCGAGTCCGGTGTCGTGCTGCGCACGCACACCTCGCCCGTGCAGGCCCGCGCGCTGCTCGACCGGGAGCCGCCCGTCTACGTCGTGTGCCCCGGCCGCGTCTACCGCACGGACGAGCTGGACGCCACGCATACCCCGGTCTTCCACCAGATCGAGCTGCTCGCTGTCGACGAGGGCCTGACCATGGCCGACCTCAAGGGCACCCTGGACCACATGGTCCAGTCGCTCTTCGGCGCGGACATGAAGACCCGGCTGCGCCCGAACTACTTCCCGTTCACCGAGCCGTCCGCCGAGATGGACATGCTCTGCTACGTCTGCAAGGGCGAGTCCGTCGGCAACCCCGACCGCCCCTGCCGCACCTGCTCCTCCGAGGGCTGGATCGAGCTGGGCGGCTGCGGCATGGTCAACCCGCGCGTGCTGACCGCCTGCGGTGTGGACCCCGAGAAGTACAGCGGATTCGCCTTCGGGTTCGGCATCGAGCGGATGCTGATGTTCCGCCACAACGTCGAAGACATGCGAGACATGGTCGAGGGTGACGTCCGGTTCACCCGGCCGTTCGGGATGGAGATCTGA
- the pheT gene encoding phenylalanine--tRNA ligase subunit beta produces the protein MRVPLSWLREYVDLPATETGRDVQAKLVSAGLEVERVEQLGADLKGPLVVGQVLTIEELEGFKKPIRFCTVDVGTANGTGEPQEIVCGARNFAVGDKVVVVLPGAVLPGNFAIAARKTYGKTSHGMICSGDELGMGDDGSGGIIVLPPEHEVGTDAVELLELVDEVLDIAVTPDRGYALSMRGVAREAATAYGLPLRDPALLDVPGPNAFGYPVQVSDPQGCDRFTARTVTGLSPEARSPIWLQRRLQKAGMRPISLAVDITNYVMLELGQPLHAYDRTRVQGTIGVRRAEPGEKLTTLDGTKRTLDAEDLVITDDRGPIGLAGVMGGANTEIDDTEGTTTEVVVEAAHFDPISIARTARRHKLASEASKRFERGVDPEATSAAAQRTVDLLVLLAGGTADGGVTEVIAPSAPHTISIPANHPDKVAGVDYGRETVVRRLQQVGCDVYGQDELIVTVPSWRPDLTDPNDLAEEVIRLEGYENLPSTLPKPPAGLGLTDRQRLHRRVGRALAGAGYVEALNYPFIGEHVFDQLGLAADDPKRRVVKLVNPLSDEEPALRTTLLPGLLQALRRNDGRGSHDLALFETGLVFHPQDELRVAVRLPVDRRPTDEEIASLTDALPVQPRHAAVVLAGAREQAGWWGKGRPADWADAVESARTLAHEAGTELLVRQGQYGPWHPGRCAELAVVVDNDERVIGYAGELHPRVLKALGLPARTCAMELNLDVLEQASAGLPKGPHVSTFPVATQDVALVVSGDVPAADVEAALREGAGELLESIRLFDVYEGEQLGEGRKSLAYALRFRADDRTLTVDEASAARDAAVALAGERAGAVLRS, from the coding sequence ATGCGGGTCCCGCTTTCCTGGCTGCGGGAGTACGTCGACCTCCCCGCCACCGAGACCGGCCGCGATGTGCAGGCCAAGCTCGTTTCCGCCGGCCTGGAGGTCGAGAGGGTCGAGCAGCTCGGCGCCGACCTCAAGGGGCCGCTCGTCGTCGGCCAGGTGCTGACCATCGAGGAGCTGGAGGGCTTCAAGAAGCCCATCCGCTTCTGTACCGTCGACGTCGGCACCGCCAACGGCACCGGTGAGCCGCAGGAGATCGTCTGCGGCGCCCGCAACTTCGCCGTCGGCGACAAGGTCGTCGTGGTCCTGCCGGGCGCGGTGCTGCCCGGCAACTTCGCGATCGCCGCGCGCAAGACGTACGGCAAGACCTCGCACGGCATGATCTGCTCCGGCGACGAGCTGGGCATGGGCGACGACGGCAGCGGAGGCATCATCGTCCTGCCGCCCGAGCACGAGGTCGGCACGGACGCCGTCGAACTGCTCGAACTCGTCGACGAGGTCCTGGACATCGCCGTCACGCCCGACCGCGGCTACGCGCTGTCGATGCGCGGTGTCGCCCGCGAGGCCGCCACCGCGTACGGCCTGCCGCTGCGCGACCCGGCGCTGCTCGACGTACCGGGTCCGAACGCGTTCGGCTACCCCGTGCAGGTCTCCGACCCGCAGGGCTGCGACCGCTTCACCGCGCGCACCGTCACCGGTCTGTCGCCCGAGGCGCGCTCCCCGATCTGGCTGCAGCGCCGCCTCCAGAAGGCGGGCATGCGCCCGATCTCGCTGGCCGTCGACATCACCAACTACGTGATGCTGGAGCTCGGTCAGCCCCTGCACGCGTACGACCGCACCCGCGTCCAGGGCACGATCGGTGTGCGCCGGGCCGAGCCGGGCGAGAAGCTCACCACCCTGGACGGCACCAAGCGCACGCTGGACGCCGAGGACCTGGTGATCACCGACGACCGTGGGCCGATCGGCCTGGCCGGTGTCATGGGCGGTGCCAACACCGAGATCGACGACACCGAGGGCACCACCACCGAGGTCGTCGTCGAGGCCGCGCACTTCGACCCGATCTCCATCGCGCGCACGGCCCGCCGTCACAAGCTGGCCTCCGAGGCGTCCAAGCGCTTCGAGCGGGGCGTCGACCCGGAGGCCACGTCCGCCGCCGCCCAGCGCACGGTCGACCTGCTGGTCCTCCTCGCTGGCGGCACCGCCGACGGGGGCGTCACCGAGGTCATCGCGCCCTCGGCGCCGCACACCATCAGCATCCCGGCGAACCACCCGGACAAGGTCGCGGGCGTCGACTACGGCCGCGAGACCGTCGTACGCCGTCTTCAGCAGGTCGGCTGCGACGTCTACGGGCAGGACGAGCTGATCGTCACTGTCCCGTCCTGGCGGCCCGACCTGACGGACCCGAACGACCTGGCCGAAGAGGTCATCCGGCTCGAGGGCTACGAGAACCTGCCCTCGACGCTGCCGAAGCCCCCCGCGGGCCTCGGCCTCACCGACCGGCAGCGGCTGCACCGCCGGGTCGGCCGTGCGCTGGCCGGCGCCGGCTATGTCGAGGCGCTGAACTACCCGTTCATCGGCGAGCACGTCTTCGACCAGCTCGGTCTGGCCGCCGACGACCCGAAGCGCAGGGTCGTCAAGCTGGTCAACCCGCTCTCCGACGAGGAGCCCGCGCTCCGTACGACGTTGCTGCCGGGCCTCCTCCAGGCCCTGCGCCGCAACGACGGGCGGGGCTCGCACGACCTGGCGCTCTTCGAGACGGGCCTGGTCTTCCACCCGCAGGACGAGCTGCGCGTCGCGGTGCGGCTGCCCGTCGACCGCCGTCCCACGGACGAGGAGATCGCCTCCCTCACCGACGCGCTGCCCGTCCAGCCCCGGCACGCCGCCGTCGTCCTCGCGGGCGCCCGTGAGCAGGCCGGCTGGTGGGGCAAGGGCCGCCCGGCCGACTGGGCCGACGCCGTCGAGTCCGCGCGCACCCTCGCCCACGAGGCGGGGACCGAACTCCTCGTGCGCCAGGGCCAGTACGGGCCGTGGCACCCGGGCCGCTGCGCCGAGCTCGCCGTCGTCGTCGACAACGACGAGCGGGTCATCGGGTACGCGGGCGAGCTGCACCCCCGTGTCCTCAAGGCCCTGGGGCTGCCCGCGCGCACCTGTGCGATGGAGCTGAACCTGGACGTGCTGGAGCAGGCGAGCGCGGGGCTGCCCAAGGGCCCGCACGTGTCGACCTTCCCGGTCGCCACGCAGGATGTCGCGCTGGTCGTCTCAGGGGACGTCCCGGCGGCCGACGTCGAGGCCGCGCTCCGCGAGGGGGCGGGTGAACTGCTGGAGTCCATCCGGCTGTTCGACGTCTACGAAGGCGAGCAGCTCGGTGAGGGGCGGAAGTCCCTGGCGTACGCGTTGCGCTTCCGCGCGGATGATCGCACGTTGACCGTGGACGAGGCTTCCGCGGCTCGTGACGCTGCGGTTGCCCTCGCGGGTGAGCGTGCGGGGGCTGTTCTTCGGAGCTAG
- a CDS encoding PP2C family protein-serine/threonine phosphatase, with the protein MLEMGLPAVWGAAAITYKLACPLAQEDGLGARIVSCAVFFAVGTGLMMHVRRGLLRELRQIRKVAGAAQGALLRPLPPRVDGLNIAAAQFSADRGATVGGDLYEVIGTEHGVRIVMGDVRGHGLAALGTVAAVLGSFREAVHDEAELAGVLRRLERAMARHLRERAKAEHPSSGLDPDNPVAEEFVTVLLLEIGPDGEMRALNCGHPWPYLLRHHTEPVGVRGQVEHLAVGDPLPPLGLFPLPAELPVVHCGPFRPGETLFLHTDGIEDARDGAGRFFPLGAALAEASRSQPLSPQSVLRTVFTQLLRHAGGFPTDDVAVLVLRNDRQHDRAPVGARGTARQATMDPQPTNHL; encoded by the coding sequence ATGCTGGAGATGGGGCTGCCCGCCGTGTGGGGCGCGGCGGCGATCACGTACAAACTGGCCTGTCCGCTCGCCCAGGAGGACGGGCTCGGTGCCCGGATCGTCAGCTGCGCCGTCTTCTTCGCCGTCGGCACGGGCCTGATGATGCACGTCAGACGAGGGCTGCTGCGCGAACTCCGGCAGATCCGCAAGGTCGCGGGTGCTGCCCAGGGCGCCCTCCTTCGCCCGCTGCCGCCACGCGTCGACGGGCTGAACATCGCCGCGGCGCAGTTCTCCGCGGACCGCGGGGCCACCGTCGGGGGAGACCTGTACGAGGTGATCGGCACCGAGCACGGTGTGCGGATCGTGATGGGCGACGTCCGCGGGCACGGGCTCGCCGCCCTCGGTACCGTCGCCGCCGTGCTCGGCAGCTTCCGCGAGGCCGTCCACGACGAGGCCGAACTCGCGGGCGTACTGCGGAGGCTGGAGCGCGCCATGGCCCGCCATCTGCGGGAGCGCGCGAAGGCCGAGCACCCCTCGTCCGGGCTCGACCCCGACAACCCGGTCGCCGAGGAGTTCGTCACCGTCCTGCTCCTGGAGATCGGCCCCGACGGCGAGATGCGTGCCCTCAACTGCGGTCACCCGTGGCCGTATCTCCTGCGCCACCACACGGAACCGGTCGGGGTACGAGGACAGGTGGAGCACCTCGCCGTCGGCGACCCCCTGCCTCCCCTCGGGCTCTTCCCCCTCCCCGCCGAACTGCCCGTCGTCCACTGCGGGCCCTTCCGGCCCGGCGAGACGCTTTTCCTGCACACCGACGGTATCGAGGACGCCCGCGACGGCGCCGGCCGGTTCTTTCCACTGGGCGCCGCCCTGGCCGAGGCCTCCCGCTCCCAGCCGCTCTCACCCCAGTCCGTACTCCGCACGGTCTTCACCCAACTACTGCGCCACGCGGGAGGATTCCCGACGGACGACGTAGCCGTACTGGTCCTGCGCAACGATCGTCAGCACGATCGGGCCCCCGTAGGGGCGCGGGGAACTGCGCGACAAGCCACGATGGACCCGCAGCCGACCAACCACCTTTAG
- a CDS encoding transcriptional regulator: MQPNTLLDAILDEAGVSHAGLAAHVNQAGRARGLALRYEHTAVARWLKGQRPRGQVPDLICEVLAGRLQRPVTLDDIGLGVPGEPATPHGTTLSGFVERATALWRSDEQQRPHILGAPAVTGTPAVMPVWEWENPPEDVDVSRGGRHRVSMSDIEMLRAARAHYEQMYRKAGGVATRTRIVGFLNSETAPLLRGSYTDATGRQLHRATGGLVAIAGICAYDSDAHGLAQRYFHQALRLAKASGDRGLGAYVIALLVNQALFMREHRQAVAFAEAALRAAGRHITPALASDLYAMQAKAYAHLGDGSSALSCIRRAEQAAERIRRGHEPDETGYVQPGLVNVQVAEALLSLGDLSAAREHAAAAVDNPAHDRGRVHRLAMLSQIELRQGNADKAVVTAVEMAERARGMESQRLRDRLRAVREHLVANGCAGTSEAAELIDGALRVPL; encoded by the coding sequence ATGCAGCCCAACACTCTGCTCGACGCGATCCTCGACGAGGCCGGCGTCTCGCACGCGGGACTCGCCGCCCATGTCAACCAGGCAGGCCGGGCTCGTGGCCTCGCACTCCGTTACGAACACACGGCCGTGGCGCGGTGGTTGAAGGGGCAGCGACCACGCGGCCAGGTGCCCGACCTGATCTGCGAGGTGCTCGCCGGCCGGCTCCAACGGCCCGTCACACTCGACGACATCGGCCTCGGCGTGCCAGGCGAACCGGCGACCCCGCACGGCACGACTCTCTCCGGCTTCGTGGAGCGCGCCACCGCGCTGTGGCGCTCCGACGAACAGCAGCGCCCGCACATCCTGGGCGCCCCCGCCGTCACCGGCACGCCCGCCGTGATGCCCGTGTGGGAGTGGGAGAACCCGCCCGAGGACGTGGACGTCTCGCGCGGCGGACGGCACCGCGTGAGCATGTCCGACATCGAGATGCTGCGCGCCGCCCGCGCCCACTACGAGCAGATGTATCGCAAGGCCGGTGGCGTGGCGACCCGTACCCGCATCGTCGGCTTCCTCAACTCCGAGACCGCGCCGCTCCTCAGAGGCAGCTACACCGACGCCACCGGCCGCCAGCTGCACCGGGCCACCGGCGGCCTGGTGGCGATCGCGGGCATCTGCGCCTACGACTCCGACGCGCACGGCCTGGCCCAGCGGTACTTCCACCAGGCACTCCGACTCGCTAAGGCCAGCGGGGACAGGGGACTTGGCGCCTACGTCATCGCGCTCCTCGTCAACCAGGCGCTGTTCATGCGCGAGCACCGGCAGGCGGTCGCCTTCGCGGAGGCCGCGCTGCGCGCCGCGGGCAGGCACATCACTCCGGCGCTCGCGTCGGACCTCTACGCGATGCAGGCCAAGGCGTACGCACACCTCGGCGACGGCAGCAGCGCGCTGTCCTGCATCCGGCGTGCCGAGCAGGCCGCCGAGCGCATCCGGCGCGGCCACGAACCGGACGAGACCGGCTATGTCCAACCCGGTCTGGTGAACGTACAGGTGGCGGAGGCACTCCTGAGCCTCGGCGATCTGTCGGCCGCGCGGGAGCACGCCGCGGCGGCCGTGGACAATCCGGCGCACGACCGGGGCAGGGTGCACCGGCTCGCGATGCTCAGCCAGATCGAACTGCGCCAGGGCAACGCCGACAAGGCGGTGGTCACCGCGGTCGAAATGGCGGAGCGGGCCCGGGGGATGGAGTCCCAGCGGCTGCGCGACAGACTGCGGGCGGTACGCGAACACCTGGTGGCCAACGGGTGCGCGGGCACCTCCGAGGCCGCCGAACTCATCGACGGGGCACTGCGCGTACCGCTCTAG
- a CDS encoding NUDIX hydrolase has translation MQWTKLNEQTVYANRWFSVNLADVELPDGRHLDHFLIRLRPVAVATVVNEANEVLLLWRHRFITDSWGWELPAGVVEDGEDIAVAAARELEEETGWRPGPLRHLMSVEPSNGLTDARHHIYWADEGAYIGHPVDDFESDRREWVPLKLVPDMVARGEVPAANMAAALLLLHHLRLGQDALP, from the coding sequence GTGCAGTGGACGAAACTGAACGAACAAACTGTGTACGCAAACCGCTGGTTCAGCGTCAATCTCGCAGATGTCGAGCTGCCGGACGGTCGGCACCTCGATCACTTCTTAATACGGCTGCGGCCCGTCGCCGTGGCCACTGTGGTGAATGAGGCGAACGAGGTGCTGCTTCTGTGGCGGCACCGCTTCATCACCGACAGCTGGGGATGGGAGCTTCCCGCGGGTGTCGTCGAGGACGGCGAGGACATCGCCGTCGCGGCGGCCCGCGAACTGGAGGAGGAGACCGGGTGGCGACCGGGACCCCTGCGCCATCTGATGAGCGTCGAGCCCTCCAACGGGCTCACCGACGCACGGCACCACATCTACTGGGCCGACGAAGGCGCGTACATCGGGCATCCCGTGGACGACTTCGAGTCGGACCGTCGGGAATGGGTTCCCCTCAAGCTCGTCCCCGACATGGTCGCCCGCGGCGAGGTCCCGGCCGCCAACATGGCAGCCGCGCTGCTCCTCCTGCACCATCTGAGGCTCGGGCAGGACGCTCTGCCCTGA
- a CDS encoding 3-hydroxybutyryl-CoA dehydrogenase, translating into MTDIPAGDIARVGVVGCGQMGAGIAEVCARAGLDVKVAETTGEALEIGRTRLYNSLSKAAERGKISEEEHDATQARLSFTTDLGEFSDRDLVIEAVVENEQVKTEIFQVLDQVVTRQDAILASNTSSIPLVKLAVATSRPDQVIGIHFFNPAPVQKLVELIPALTTSEGTISRAQSLVEKILGKHAIRAQDRSGFVVNALLIPYLLSAIRMFESGMASREDIDNGMELGCAHPMGPLKLSDLIGLDTVSSVAYSMYEEYKEPLYAAPPLLQRMVDAGRLGRKSGSGFYTYA; encoded by the coding sequence GTGACGGACATCCCGGCGGGAGACATTGCACGCGTCGGAGTGGTGGGCTGCGGCCAGATGGGGGCGGGCATCGCCGAGGTGTGCGCCCGCGCCGGCCTGGATGTGAAGGTCGCCGAGACCACCGGTGAGGCGTTGGAGATTGGCCGGACCCGGCTCTACAACTCGCTCTCCAAGGCGGCCGAGCGCGGCAAGATCTCCGAGGAGGAGCACGATGCCACCCAGGCGCGGCTCTCCTTCACCACCGACCTCGGCGAGTTCTCCGACCGCGATCTGGTGATCGAGGCGGTCGTCGAGAACGAGCAGGTGAAGACCGAGATCTTCCAGGTGCTGGACCAGGTGGTGACCCGGCAGGACGCGATCCTCGCCTCCAACACCTCCTCGATCCCGCTGGTGAAGCTCGCCGTCGCCACGTCGCGTCCCGACCAGGTCATCGGCATCCACTTCTTCAACCCGGCCCCGGTGCAGAAGCTCGTCGAGCTGATCCCGGCGCTCACCACGTCCGAGGGCACCATCAGCCGGGCGCAGTCGCTGGTCGAGAAGATCCTCGGCAAGCACGCGATCCGTGCGCAGGACCGCTCGGGGTTCGTGGTCAACGCGCTGCTGATTCCGTATCTGCTCTCCGCGATCCGGATGTTCGAGTCCGGGATGGCGAGCCGCGAGGACATCGACAACGGGATGGAGCTGGGGTGTGCCCATCCCATGGGGCCGCTCAAGTTGTCCGACCTGATCGGGCTCGACACGGTTTCGTCTGTCGCGTACTCGATGTACGAGGAGTACAAGGAGCCGCTGTATGCGGCTCCGCCGCTGCTTCAGCGGATGGTCGACGCGGGGCGGCTCGGACGTAAGTCCGGCTCCGGTTTTTATACGTACGCCTGA